A genomic stretch from Vicia villosa cultivar HV-30 ecotype Madison, WI unplaced genomic scaffold, Vvil1.0 ctg.000745F_1_1, whole genome shotgun sequence includes:
- the LOC131630847 gene encoding citrate synthase, mitochondrial-like, which yields MAFFRSVSAFSKLRSRVGQQPSLANSVRWLQMQTSTNTDLYSEMKELVPEYQERVKKLKKDHASVELGKTTLDMVLGGMRGMTALVWLGSAVDPDEGIRFRGMTIPDCQKTLPGAFPGGEPLPEAILWLLLTGKIPNKEQVDSLAQELRRRAKIPEYAYKAIDALPVSAHPMTQFSTGVMALQVESEFQKAYEGGIHKSRYWEPTYEDSLNLIARLPGIAAYIYRRIYKDGKIIPLDDSLDYGANYAHMLGFDDPEMLEFMRLYISIHSDHEGGNVSSHTAHLVGSSLSDPYLAFAAALNGLAGPLHGLANQEVLRWIRNVVKEFGTPNISTEQLSDYIHKTLNSGQVVPGYGHGVLRNTDPRYTCQREFALKHLPNDPLFQLVSKIKEVVPPILTKLGKVKNPWPNVDAHSGVLLNYYGLTEENYYTVLFGVARSIGVGPQLIWDRALGMPLERPKSVTLEKLEKLAGASS from the exons ATGGCGTTCTTTAGAAGCGTTTCCGCATTTTCCAAACTTCGATCTCGCGTG GGTCAACAACCTAGTCTCGCTAATTCAGTTAGATGGCTCCAAATGCAAACCTCCACGAACACT GATCTTTATTCTGAGATGAAGGAGCTAGTTCCAGAGTATCAG GAACGTGTTAAGAAGCTGAAGAAAGATCATGCAAGTGTTGAATTGGGAAAAACCACCCTTGATATG GTACTTGGTGGAATGAGAGGAATGACAGCTTTAGTGTGGTTAGGCTCAGCGGTTGACCCAGACGAG GGAATTCGCTTTAGGGGCATGACAATTCCCGACTGCCAGAAAACACTTCCAGGTGCTTTTCCTGGTGGGGAGCCTTTGCCCGAGGCCATACTGTGGCTTCTATTGACAGGAAAG ATACCAAACAAAGAGCAAGTAGATTCATTAGCTCAAGAACTACGAAGACGTGCAAAAATACCAG AATATGCTTACAAGGCAATTGATGCACTGCCTGTTTCTGCTCATCCTATGACACAATTTAGTACTGGTGTAATGGCCCTCCAG gtgGAAAGTGAATTTCAGAAGGCATACGAGGGTGGGATCCATAAGTCAAG GTACTGGGAGCCAACCTACGAGGATAGCTTGAATTTAATTGCTCGTTTGCCTGGAATTGCTGCTTATATTTATAGACG GATATACAAGGATGGAAAAATCATACCATTGGATGATTCTTTAGATTATGGTGCAAACTATGCTCACATGTTAGGATTCGATGATCCGGAAATGCTGGAGTTTATGAGGCTGTATATTTCTATCCATAG TGATCATGAAGGTGGCAATGTTAGTTCTCACACAGCTCACTTA GTTGGTAGTTCACTATCAGATCCTTATCTAGCATTCGCAGCTGCTTTGAATGGTTTAGCTGGCCCACTCCACGGTTTAGCCAACCag GAAGTTCTACGATGGATCAGAAATGTAGTTAAAGAGTTTGGGACTCCAAACATAAGTACAGAACAGTTGAGCGACTACATTCATAAAACATTGAACAGTGGCCAG GTTGTGCCTGGATATGGACATGGGGTTTTACGTAACACAGACCCAAGATACACTTGCCAGAGGGAGTTTGCATTGAAGCATTTGCCTAATGATCCACTTTTCCAACTG GTGTCAAAAATAAAAGAGGTTGTGCCTCCCATTCTGACCAAGCTAGGAAAG GTTAAAAATCCATGGCCTAATGTTGATGCTCACAGTGGAGTGCTACTGAACTACTATGGTCTAACTGAGGAAAA CTATTATACCGTTCTCTTTGGTGTAGCAAGGAGTATTGGAGTTGGCCCTCAG TTGATATGGGACCGGGCTCTTGGAATGCCACTTGAAAGGCCAAAAAGTGTCACATTGGAAAAACTCGAGAAATTGGCCGGTGCATCATCATGA